From Lentisphaerota bacterium, the proteins below share one genomic window:
- a CDS encoding MBL fold metallo-hydrolase: protein MKVCIHRGAKQIGGTCIEIESQGKRLVLDVGMPLDVDDPAKAELPAVSGFDKEDPSLLGIIISHPHADHYGLANRVPKTTTFLMGEAAERILAASAVFTPSGGSFDNVIHLVDRQPIPLGPFVITPFLMDHSAYDSYAVLVEADGKGLFYTGDLRAHGRKAKLFERLVSHPPPNVNVLLMEGTTIKRQGTDEGFQTELDLEKDLVQIFRNTPGMPLVWCSGQNIDRLVTVFRAAKQTGRQFIVDMYTAHILNATGNQNLPQADWAGMRVFLPKFQKQRIIRNQEFELSTTYKHSRIYPEDLAAAAKHSVMLFRPSMQIDVESAACLQGACLVYSMWEGYLSDEKTKMALAWLEDRGVHMHKCHTSGHASVKDLQRLRTAFQSAVVVPIHTAQPELFQETFGNVQVCDDGHWWAVGERAIRGQAILV from the coding sequence ATGAAAGTATGTATTCATCGTGGCGCGAAGCAAATCGGCGGGACCTGCATCGAGATCGAGTCGCAAGGCAAACGACTGGTTCTCGATGTCGGGATGCCACTGGACGTTGATGATCCGGCCAAGGCCGAACTACCTGCTGTATCGGGTTTCGATAAAGAGGATCCTTCGCTGCTGGGTATAATCATTTCCCATCCGCATGCGGATCACTACGGGTTGGCTAATCGTGTACCTAAAACGACAACCTTCCTGATGGGCGAGGCGGCGGAACGCATCTTGGCCGCGTCCGCCGTTTTTACGCCCTCGGGCGGGTCGTTCGACAACGTCATCCACTTGGTAGACCGTCAGCCGATACCCCTCGGTCCTTTCGTGATAACACCGTTCCTGATGGACCATTCGGCCTACGACAGCTACGCCGTGCTCGTAGAAGCCGACGGCAAGGGCCTGTTCTACACCGGGGATCTGCGTGCGCATGGACGCAAGGCCAAGTTGTTTGAGCGCCTGGTTTCCCATCCGCCGCCAAACGTGAACGTCTTGCTCATGGAAGGCACCACCATCAAGCGGCAGGGGACCGATGAGGGCTTTCAAACGGAATTGGATCTGGAGAAAGACCTTGTACAGATTTTCCGTAACACCCCGGGAATGCCGCTGGTCTGGTGTTCGGGTCAGAATATTGATCGGCTCGTGACCGTGTTTCGCGCCGCCAAACAGACCGGTCGGCAATTCATTGTCGACATGTATACCGCGCATATTCTCAATGCCACCGGGAATCAGAACTTGCCACAGGCAGACTGGGCGGGCATGCGCGTCTTTCTGCCGAAGTTTCAGAAACAGCGGATTATACGCAACCAGGAGTTTGAACTTTCGACTACGTACAAACACTCTCGCATATACCCAGAGGACCTAGCCGCTGCCGCCAAGCATTCCGTGATGTTGTTTCGCCCCAGTATGCAGATTGACGTGGAGAGCGCGGCATGCCTGCAAGGGGCCTGCCTGGTCTACTCGATGTGGGAGGGGTATCTTTCAGATGAAAAGACCAAAATGGCGCTGGCGTGGCTCGAAGATCGCGGTGTCCACATGCACAAATGTCACACCTCCGGCCACGCCTCGGTCAAGGACTTGCAACGCCTACGGACTGCTTTTCAATCTGCTGTGGTGGTGCCCATCCACACGGCGCAACCCGAGCTATTTCAGGAAACCTTTGGAAACGTACAAGTGTGCGATGATGGTCACTGGTGGGCCGTTGGAGAGAGGGCCATTCGGGGACAGGCAATCCTTGTCTAA